Genomic window (Aggregicoccus sp. 17bor-14):
GGATGCGCTGGGCTTCCCGCTGCGCGGCATCCCGCCGGCGAGCCTCGCGCGGCTGCCGAACCTCGCGGAGGACTTCGCGCCGCGCCCGCGCGGCAAGTTCGCGAAGGGGCAGTTCTCGGACGACACGCAGCTCCTGCTCGCCGCGGCCGAGAGCGTGATTCGCGAGGGCAAGGTGGACGGGCGCAGCGTCGCGGCGCACCTCGCGTGGCTGTGGCAGGAGGGCGTCATCCTGCAGCCGCCGCGCAGCCTCTCGGAGAGCCTCGAGCGGCTCGCGGGCGGCACGCCGTGGATGAGCGCGGGCGCGCCGGTGGGCGTGAAGTGCCCCTCGGTGCTCAGCCGCGCGCTGGTGGTGGGGCTGCTCGAGAGCGGCGGCCGCGCGCGCCTGCCGCACGACGCGGGCGTGCTCACCATCGTCACACACAAGGACCCCGCGTGCGCCGCCGCGGCCTCCGCCTTCGCGCAGGCCATTGCGCTGGGCTTCGCCCAGGAGCCGCTCACCCCCGCGGACTTCTGCGAGACGCTCGCGCTCGCGGCGAGCGCGCACGACCAGGCGCTGGGCGAGGAGCTGCGCCACCTGCCGCGGCTGCTCACCTGGGAGCCGGCGCGCGCGCTCGCGGCGCTGCGCAAGGTGGGTGTGCCGGCGAGCCAGCTCAAGGGTGTGGACGGGCTGCCGCAGCACGTGGTGCCCGTGCTGCTCACCGCGCTCTACGCCGCGCTGAAGGAGCCGCACGACTTCCGCCGCGCCGTGGCGCTCACCCTGCGCTGTGGCGGTGAGGCGGACGTGGCGGCGGCCCTGTGCGGCGCGCTGCTCGGCGCGCACCTGGGCAGCGGCGCCCTGCCTGCGCGCCTGCGCAAGCAGGTGCTCTACGCGGACAGCCTCCTGGATACGGCGGAGCGCCTCTGGCAGGCGCGCCAGGTGCGCGAGACGCTCGCCACCGCGCTCGCCTTTCAGGGCCGCATCGGGCGGCGCTAGCCGCGTTCCCGGCCGGCCCCGCCCGTCCTCCTGGAGGGCAGCCGGGCGAGCGTGCGCACCCCATGGGACTTTTATCCGGCCTGCGCCGTCCGCACCTTCCCGGGGCAAGGCGGGAGCGCGCATGCCCCTGACCCTCTCGGGAGGGCGAGCGTGGCCTGCCCATCGGGGAGGCGACCTGTGGAACTCGAATCAGAGCGGATGGAGCGAGAGCAGCTGCGGCACTTGTCCACCGCGGACCTCATCAAACACGCGCTCACGGAGGCGCGCCTGCTGGTCAAGGCGGAGGTCCTCCACGCGAAGAAGGAGCTGAAGGAGGAGGCCAAGGCGGCGCGCACCAGCGGCATCCTGCTGGGAGCGGCCTTCGTGCTGGTGCTCTGCGCCCTCTCGGCGCTCTTCGTCGCGCTCGGGCTCGCGCTGCCGGTGGGCCCCGCGCTCGGCGTGCTCATCGTGGGCGTGGCGCTCCTGCTCGTCACCGGGCTGCTCGCCTTCGTCGGCGTGAAGAAGCTGCCGAAGAAGCCGCTGCCCCACACCCAGGCCCGCCTCCGCACGGACCTCACCCTCACCCGCGAGACCCTGCAATGACCGATCGCGAGCAGACCGAGAAGGCCGCAGACCGCATCCGCGAGGAGTTCCTGCTCACGCTCCAGGAGCTGGACCGCCGCCGCGACCACGCCTTCGACGTGCGCTACCAGGCCGCGCAGCACAAGGACGCGCTCGTCATCGCCGGCAGCGCCGTGGCGCTGCTCGCGCTCACCAGCGTGGGCGTGGCCATCTACCGCTCGCGCCACCGCGAGGAGCGGCTCTTCAAGAAGCGCATCGAGGGCGTGCGCCGCGCCTGGAGCCACCCCGAGCGCCTCGCGACCTCGCGCGAGGAGAAGCCGCTCGCGGTGGAGCTGGGCACCAAGCTGGTGGTCATCTTCGGCACCGCCCTGGCCACCGCGCTCGCCAAGCGCTCCGTCAGCTCGCTCGTGCCGCCGCAGGGACAGCGCACCGCCTTCGTGCCGGTGGAGCAGAAGCAGCCGTCCACCGCGCCCCACACCCACTAGCGCAGGCTCGTCCGTACCGCGGGCGCGCGTGGACCGCTCCCCTCCGGGGGCGGGCCGCCGCGCCCGCGAGCCGTTCGTGCGGGAGAGCGCCCCCCCCCGTGAGGGCGCCGGGGTCCTGGAAACGCCCCCGAAACCCCCCCCGAAAATCCCCCGGAAAATGCCCCTGTAGGGCGCCGAAACACCTTTCCGCAGAGGGGTGCGAAGCTCCTCCGGAAACCCACACATCCCCACGTCTCACATCCCGCAAGCACCCGGAATCACGGCGGCCCACCGCGCCCGTGAGCCGGGCAGGCAGGGAAGCGCGGCAACGTGCTGGAATATCGATTCTGGCCGCCGCCTTTTTTTGCCCGCTTGCGAATGCTCATCCCGATGCTCATGGTCCTGGGTTCCGCTGCCGCCGCGGCTCCCTCTTCCTCTCCCTCGAGCCCGACCGTTCCGGTGGTCGGCGTCCCCTTCGCCTGTGGCCGCATCTACACGGTGAGCCAGGGTCACGACACGGGCAGCCACCTCAGCAACGACACCTACGCGTGGGACTTCCGGATGCCGGTGGGCACGCCGGTGGTCGCGGCGCGCGACGGCGTGGTGCGCATGGCGCGCGGCGACAGCACCCAGGGCGCGTGCGACCCCTCCATGGCGCAGTACGCGAACTACATCATCATCGACCACGGCGACGGGCTGGAGACGCAGTACCTGCACTTCAGCGCGGTGACGGTGGCGGTGGGCGAGCACGTGAAGCAGGGGCAGCTGATCGGCTTCTCGGGCAACACCGGCTGGAGCTGCGGCCCGCACCTGCACTTCAAGGTGGCGAAGGCCTCGGGCCCTACCTGGAACAACCCCAGCGTGCCGGCGAGCATCGAGGGCTACGGCGATCCCGTGCGCGACACGCTCATCGCGGCGCCGCTGTGCAAGGACACGGACCGCGCGATGATGGCGGCGCGCACCGAGACCGCGGACCCCTCGCTCGCGCAGCAGACCTCACTGCCCACCGCGGCTGACGGTCAGCAGGCGGCGGGCGGCATCCCGCGCGGGGCGCAGGCCATCGTCGACGGCGTCACCCAGGCGAAGCCCCAGGGCGCCGAGGGCCGCAGCGAAGCGCCCGCGTCCGGCGGTGCCCGCGCGCCGGGCAGCACCGGCCAGGCTGAGGCTCGCGAGCAGCGCGCCGACGCCCGCGAGTAGCAGGAACAGGGCCGCTGCGTTGAGGAAGTACTCGCTTCCCAGCAGCGGCCCCTGCACGTAGGCGCGCACCACGCGGTAACCCACGTGCGCGAGCAGCGCGAAGAGCGGCAGGTTGATGAGAGGTAGGAGCGCCCAGCGCGCGCCGCGCCACCAGCGCGCCACCGCCTCTCCCACCGCCGTTCCCTCCGTGAAGCGCCACGCGCCCGAGCGCGCCGCCGCGAGCTGGGCGAGCACCTCGCCCACCGCCGGCACCCCCACGCTCTCCGGCGCGAGCCCCGCCGCGTGCGCGAGCGCGCGCGCCTCCGCCACGGTGGTGCGCGCCGCCGCCTCCACCGTGCCGT
Coding sequences:
- a CDS encoding phage holin family protein; this encodes MSTADLIKHALTEARLLVKAEVLHAKKELKEEAKAARTSGILLGAAFVLVLCALSALFVALGLALPVGPALGVLIVGVALLLVTGLLAFVGVKKLPKKPLPHTQARLRTDLTLTRETLQ
- a CDS encoding ADP-ribosylglycohydrolase family protein translates to MPLTPHERQDRFHAAFLGLAIGDALGFPLRGIPPASLARLPNLAEDFAPRPRGKFAKGQFSDDTQLLLAAAESVIREGKVDGRSVAAHLAWLWQEGVILQPPRSLSESLERLAGGTPWMSAGAPVGVKCPSVLSRALVVGLLESGGRARLPHDAGVLTIVTHKDPACAAAASAFAQAIALGFAQEPLTPADFCETLALAASAHDQALGEELRHLPRLLTWEPARALAALRKVGVPASQLKGVDGLPQHVVPVLLTALYAALKEPHDFRRAVALTLRCGGEADVAAALCGALLGAHLGSGALPARLRKQVLYADSLLDTAERLWQARQVRETLATALAFQGRIGRR